A stretch of the Desulfovibrio sp. Huiquan2017 genome encodes the following:
- a CDS encoding CatB-related O-acetyltransferase, whose translation MSLPLFPRSGDAQTCHLAEAITKPNIEVGEYTYYHDFDDPSRFQDRNVLYHYPVNGDKLIIGKFCSIAHGAKFLFNGGNHKQAACVNYPFAIFGELWEHALPVTDSWDNKGDIVVGNDVWIGFEALIMAGVTIGDGARIGSRAIVTRDVPPYAVVVGAPARQVRKRFPDEDIALLEKIRWWDWPTERIRRDMDLLMGDVTALRRALGEYE comes from the coding sequence ATGAGTCTCCCGCTGTTCCCCCGGTCCGGGGACGCCCAAACGTGTCATCTCGCGGAGGCGATCACCAAGCCGAATATCGAGGTGGGGGAATACACCTATTATCACGACTTTGACGATCCTTCGCGGTTCCAGGACAGGAACGTGCTCTATCACTACCCCGTGAACGGGGATAAGCTGATCATCGGGAAGTTCTGCTCCATAGCCCACGGCGCCAAATTCCTGTTCAACGGCGGCAACCACAAGCAGGCCGCGTGCGTCAACTATCCCTTCGCCATCTTCGGTGAGTTGTGGGAGCACGCATTGCCCGTTACCGACAGTTGGGACAACAAGGGCGACATTGTTGTCGGAAACGATGTCTGGATAGGATTCGAAGCGCTGATCATGGCGGGGGTCACCATCGGCGACGGTGCGCGGATTGGCTCCCGGGCCATCGTGACGCGCGACGTGCCGCCCTATGCGGTAGTGGTCGGCGCGCCCGCAAGGCAGGTCAGGAAGCGGTTTCCGGATGAGGACATCGCGTTGCTGGAGAAGATTCGTTGGTGGGATTGGCCCACAGAACGCATACGGCGCGATATGGACCTGCTGATGGGCGATGTGACGGCATTGCGGCGGGCGCTTGGCGAGTACGAGTAG
- a CDS encoding TIGR00341 family protein, with product MALRVIEVVTPRSDKDEVKKSLEEHQPDAGYVFWASPLDDEEFLSFRVILDVAETGNVLDELEELFAWTDKYRIVVYPAEATLPRLDKLTQEETREHTAFSGEGTDGGGSISREELYNDVLDTSLLSKHYVMLVLFSSLVGIIGLLRGNVAIIIGAMVLAPLLGPNVGLSLATTLGDARLSREALKTLAVGVGLCFALSVGAGLLLGVPEMNRELAARSVTAYSDIVLAMVSGAAGIITVTLGVPTSLVGVMVALSLLPPLIACGLFLGAERFSEAGGASLLFAVNIICLNLAGVGTFLVQGIRPLSWWDKERARKATLRAALVWTLLLAVLVGLMFLRAH from the coding sequence ATGGCATTGCGCGTTATAGAAGTCGTCACGCCCCGTTCGGATAAGGACGAGGTCAAGAAGTCTCTGGAAGAGCATCAGCCCGATGCGGGATACGTGTTCTGGGCTTCACCGCTGGATGACGAGGAATTCTTGTCCTTCCGCGTGATTCTGGATGTGGCCGAGACCGGCAACGTCCTGGACGAGTTGGAGGAACTCTTCGCCTGGACGGACAAGTACCGCATCGTGGTTTATCCTGCCGAGGCCACGCTGCCACGGTTGGACAAACTGACCCAGGAAGAGACGCGGGAGCACACCGCTTTTTCCGGGGAAGGTACGGATGGCGGCGGCTCCATCAGCCGCGAGGAACTTTACAACGACGTCCTGGACACGAGCCTGCTCTCCAAGCATTACGTCATGCTCGTGCTTTTTTCTTCTCTCGTGGGCATCATCGGACTGCTGCGCGGCAACGTGGCCATCATCATAGGGGCCATGGTCCTGGCTCCGCTGCTCGGGCCCAACGTGGGGCTGAGCCTGGCCACCACCCTGGGCGACGCCCGCCTCAGCCGCGAGGCCCTCAAGACCCTGGCCGTGGGCGTGGGGCTATGCTTCGCCCTGTCCGTCGGGGCCGGGCTGTTGCTGGGCGTGCCTGAGATGAACCGCGAGCTGGCCGCCCGCAGCGTGACCGCCTACTCCGACATCGTTCTGGCCATGGTCTCTGGTGCGGCGGGAATCATCACCGTCACCCTGGGCGTCCCCACTTCCCTGGTCGGGGTCATGGTCGCCCTGTCCCTGCTCCCCCCGCTCATCGCCTGCGGCCTGTTTCTGGGCGCGGAGCGTTTTTCTGAAGCGGGCGGTGCGAGTCTGCTTTTCGCCGTCAATATCATCTGCCTCAATCTGGCCGGAGTCGGCACCTTTCTGGTCCAGGGCATCCGCCCCTTGTCCTGGTGGGACAAGGAGAGGGCCAGGAAGGCCACCCTGCGCGCGGCCCTGGTCTGGACCCTGCTCCTGGCCGTGCTCGTCGGCCTGATGTTCCTCAGGGCGCATTAG